One window from the genome of Clupea harengus chromosome 19, Ch_v2.0.2, whole genome shotgun sequence encodes:
- the cibar1 gene encoding protein FAM92A yields MYSFIMSRTPDARARDTQTKQIQDNIANTEKHFGEMCQLFAAYARKTARLRDKADVLVREINLYAETETPNLKSGLTHFANQLSQIQDYRQAEVERLEAKVIEPLKGYGAVLKLKREDLKTTQNARDKEAKQMRQLERMRQRNPSDRQIISQAESELQRATMDATRTTRQLEETIDEFEKQKIRDVKKVLGEFVTVEMAFHAKALEVYTMAYQHVQNVDEEGDLEVFRSMLHPPDSLSRLDIVQANTRRSLNQTGSSLGHSGNLQPPPALSGQRQDEDDDDDDDDEDDEDLEEVTDEED; encoded by the exons ATGTACTCCTTCATAATGAGTCGCACTCCAGATGCAAGAGCCAG AGATACGCAGACGAAGCAAATACAAGACAACATTGCAAACACGGAGAAGCATTTTGGGGAGATGTGCCAGCTTTTCGCAGCCTACGCCCGCAAGACGGCGAGACTACGGGACAAAGCTGATGTTCTGGTCCGAGAAATCAATCTCTACGCCGAAACAGAGACCCCAAACTTGAAGAGTGGTCTGACCCATTTTGCCAACCAACTTTCCCAAATCCAGGATTATCGGCAGGCAGAG GTAGAAAGACTGGAGGCCAAAGTCATAGAACCTTTGAAAGGATATGGAGCTGTTTTAAAACTTAAAAGG GAGGACCTGAAGACGACTCAGAACGCCCGAGACAAAGAGGCCAAACAGATGCGGCAGCTGGAGAGGATGAGACAGCGTAACCCCTCGGACAGACAGATCATT TCCCAG GCAGAGAGTGAGCTTCAGAGAGCCACAATGGACGCCACGCGCACGACTCGCCAGCTGGAGGAGACAATAGATGAGTTTGAGAAGCAGAAGATCCGCGATGTCAAG AAAGTGTTGGGAGAGTTTGTGACTGTGGAGATGGCTTTCCATGCCAAAGCACTGGAGGTCTACACCATGGCTTACCAGCACGTCCAGAATGTGGATGAGGAAGGAGACCTGGAG GTGTTCAGGAGCATGCTGCACCCCCCTGACTCCCTCTCCCGCTTAGACATAGTCCAAGCCAACACCAGACGCTCCCTAAACCAGACGGGCTCCAGCCTGGGACACTCAGGGAATCTGcag CCTCCACCGGCCCTAAGCGGACAGAGACAAGATGAagacgacgacgatgatgacgacgacgaagatgatgaagatCTGGAAGAGGTAACAGATGAGGAAGACTAG
- the trib1 gene encoding tribbles homolog 1 gives MSVQWNVPVPCIRTGRSWHKRVDSDEPVLKCARLSESSSDAGLLGSSPGSPVNVGPLTGTATHQGPSRVCQFLLLPLADRSGVHSALNIETGEELVCKVFDMGLYQEKIRAYDLLADHGHIAGIREVILGEMKAYVFQEKDYGDMHTYVKSCRRLPEEQAARLFQQVASAVAQCHHTGIVLGDLKLRKFVFTDEKRTHLKLEGLEDCRILAGDDDLVSDTHGCPAYVSPEILSCGGGSGSYSGRQADAWSLGVMLFTMLVGRYPFHDPDPAALFSRIRRGQYCLPEGLSMRAKCLLRSLLRRDPAERLTAAEVLIHPWLRTGTEEDTARGGEQEVGSADQAVPSTDSEPEDDHLFL, from the exons ATGAGCGTGCAGTGGAACGTCCCTGTGCCTTGCATCCGCACGGGAAGGTCTTGGCACAAGCGTGTGGACTCAGACGAGCCGGTATTGAAATGTGCCCGGCTCAGCGAGTCCTCAAGTGACGCGGGGCTTCTCGGCAGCTCTCCAGGATCCCCCGTGAATGTGGGTCCCTTGACAGGCACCGCGACCCACCAGGGTCCCTCCCGGGTCTGCCAGTTCCTGCTGCTGCCTTTAGCGGACCGGTCCGGGGTGCACAGCGCTCTTAACATTGAGACGGGAGAGGAGCTGGTGTGCAAG GTGTTCGACATGGGTCTCTACCAGGAGAAGATCCGGGCCTATGACCTGCTGGCAGACCACGGCCACATAGCAGGGATCCGGGAGGTGATCCTGGGGGAGATGAAAGCCTATGTGTTCCAGGAAAAGGACTACGGGGACATGCACACCTACGTGAAGAGCTGCAGGAGGCTGCCCGAGGAGCAGGCGGCCAGGCTGTTTCAGCAGGTGGCATCGGCCGTGGCACAGTGCCACCACACGGGCATCGTCCTGGGAGACCTGAAGCTGCGCAAGTTTGTGTTCACAGATGAGAAGag GACCCACCTGAAGCTGGAGGGTCTGGAGGACTGTCGCATCCTGGCAGGAGACGACGACCTGGTCTCTGACACCCACGGGTGCCCTGCCTACGTCAGCCCCGAGATCCTGAGCTGCGGCGGGGGCAGCGGCTCCTACTCCGGTCGCCAGGCCGACGCCTGGAGCCTGGGGGTGATGCTCTTCACCATGCTGGTGGGCCGCTACCCGTTCCACGACCCAGACCCGGCTGCGCTCTTCTCCCGGATCCGGCGGGGCCAGTACTGCCTGCCAGAGGGCCTGTCCATGAGGGCCAAGTGCCTGCTGCGGAGCCTGCTGAGGAGGGACCCCGCCGAGAGGCTCACGGCCGCGGAGGTGCTCATCCACCCGTGGTTGAGAACAGGCACCGAAGAGGACACAGCCAGAGGGGGGGAGCAGGAAGTGGGCTCCGCGGACCAGGCCGTGCCCTCAACAGACTCAGAACCAGAGGATGACCACCTCTTCCTCTAA